The DNA window TGACACTGCTTCTGTCCGTCATCCCTCTTTGCGTAGGCGTCGTTTTGGGAATCCCCATCGCCGTGGTCAGGAAATTCCACCTGCGCGTCGTCTCACAGGCGGTCAGCGCCCTAATCCCGGCCTTGAGAGGAATTCCGGTGGTGCTTTATATTCTCATCCTAAACTTTTTGATTTTGAAACCCCTGGACAAGCTATCGGAATATTACGACTGGGCGGACCGGCTGCGGTTGATGGATAAAATCTACATCGGCATCGTCGCCATGTCCGCCTACGCTGCGGTGGTCATATCCGAAACCCTGCGCGGCGCGTTGAACTCCGTGCCGGATGGACAGTACGAGGCTTGCGTTTCCGTGGGGTTGACGCGATTCCAGGCGTTGCGCCGGATCATTATGCCCCAGGCGCTGGCGTTTGCCGTCCCCGTGCTCTGCAACAACTTCATCGGGCTGATAAAAGGCTCTTCAATTGTCTACGTGATCGGGATACTCGACGTCCTAAACGGGGCAATGACCTCGGCGCAGATCAACTATCGCTTTCTGGAGGCCTACATCGCGGCGGCACTGGTCTACTGGGCCCTCTGCATCGCCGTGGAACGTGGCTCCTGGCTTCTGGAAAAGCGATTCAAACGGCATTGACAGACAAAAAGAAAAGAATTGAAAGTATGAATTGAAAACATGAATTAAAAGCATGAAAAGAATTAACAGACAAAAATACAAGAGGGACGGAAAATATGATTCGAGTGAAAGGCGCGCGCAAATCGTTCGGAAAGAACGAGGTCCTCAAGGGGGTGGACCTGGACGTGAAGAAGGGTGAGGTGGTGGTGATCCTGGGTCCTAGCGGCTCAGGGAAAACCACGCTTCTGCGCTGCATCAACTTTTTGGAGAACGCCGACGACGGTGAGCTGAGCATCGGAGACCTCACAGTCCGATTCAAGCACGCCGCTAAGAAGGATATTTTGCGCGTTCGAAGGAGGACCGCGATGGTCTTTCAGAGCTACAATCTCTTCAACAACAAGAACGCCATCGAAAACGTCATGGAGGGGCTCGTGACGGCGAGAAAAGTTCCCTTCGCTGAGGCCTACGAAAAGGCGCGAAGAGAGCTGGACAAAGTGGGCCTAAGCGACAAGTACGAGTTCTACCCCTCTCAGTTGTCGGGGGGCCAACAACAGCGTGTGGCCATCGCGCGTGCCGTCGTTTTGAACCCCGAGGTGATCCTCTTCGATGAGCCGACCTCCGCCCTGGACCCGGAACTGGTGGGTGAGGTGCTGGCGGTGATGCGCGCCGTGGCCCAGGAGGGCATCACCATGGTGGTGGTCACTCACGAAATGTCCTTTGCCCACGACATCGCCGATCATGTGGTCTTTATGGACGGTGGGGTCATCGTGGAGGAGGGGACGCCGAGGGAAATCTTCAGCAAACCGAAAGAGCAAAGAACCCAGCAATTTTTGGATAGGATTCTCTTGAAGTACGACTACTCGATATGACGAGGCATCGAAAAACGATAAAGCGAGGTTTTGAAGATGAAATATTGCGAAAAATACCGTAAAGAACGCTGTCGAGCCTACGGCACGGAACACGAAATGGAACACGAAATGGAACACGAACAATGAGCGATACGCATCCTCTGAACTGCGCGAATTGCGCGGTGGGTAACTGTGGGAATCTGAAGAAGGCGTTTCCCGATTTTTGTCTGACGACCAACACGCCAAAGGAAACCGTCGAAAACGCGCTCCAGCGTTACCTCAAAAGCCCGAAGGACCGAAAGATCGCCCTCACGTCGGCGGATATCGAGTCCAGCTACTACGGCAGGGCCACGCGAGTGGAGGAAACCCTGATCTTCGTCAAAAAAATGGGATACAAGAAGGTGGGAGTGGCCACCTGCGTGGGGCTTTTGAGCGAGTGCAACCAGTTCGCGAAGATCGCGAAGGCCAAGGGTATCAACGTCTACGGCGTGGCCTGCAAGGTGGGGGCTGTGGACAAGACGGTGATTGGCCTGGCGGAAGAGCAAAAACTGTTGCCCGGCGCCCACGAGTCCATGTGCAACCCCATTCTTCAGGCCGAGCTTCTAAACGAGTGGAAGACGGAGTTCAACATCGTCATGGGGTTGTGCGTGGGGCACGACAGCTTATTCATCAAACACTCGAAAGCGCCGGTGACTTACCTGATCGTGAAAGATAGGGTTCTGTGCCACAATCCCGCCGCGGCTCTCTACAATACAAACACCTACTATCGGC is part of the Synergistaceae bacterium genome and encodes:
- a CDS encoding amino acid ABC transporter ATP-binding protein: MIRVKGARKSFGKNEVLKGVDLDVKKGEVVVILGPSGSGKTTLLRCINFLENADDGELSIGDLTVRFKHAAKKDILRVRRRTAMVFQSYNLFNNKNAIENVMEGLVTARKVPFAEAYEKARRELDKVGLSDKYEFYPSQLSGGQQQRVAIARAVVLNPEVILFDEPTSALDPELVGEVLAVMRAVAQEGITMVVVTHEMSFAHDIADHVVFMDGGVIVEEGTPREIFSKPKEQRTQQFLDRILLKYDYSI
- a CDS encoding DUF1847 domain-containing protein, with the translated sequence MSDTHPLNCANCAVGNCGNLKKAFPDFCLTTNTPKETVENALQRYLKSPKDRKIALTSADIESSYYGRATRVEETLIFVKKMGYKKVGVATCVGLLSECNQFAKIAKAKGINVYGVACKVGAVDKTVIGLAEEQKLLPGAHESMCNPILQAELLNEWKTEFNIVMGLCVGHDSLFIKHSKAPVTYLIVKDRVLCHNPAAALYNTNTYYRRLLDSELPSPRRVDKG
- a CDS encoding amino acid ABC transporter permease → MTFDAIYIWVSFKVAIRFLHVTLLLSVIPLCVGVVLGIPIAVVRKFHLRVVSQAVSALIPALRGIPVVLYILILNFLILKPLDKLSEYYDWADRLRLMDKIYIGIVAMSAYAAVVISETLRGALNSVPDGQYEACVSVGLTRFQALRRIIMPQALAFAVPVLCNNFIGLIKGSSIVYVIGILDVLNGAMTSAQINYRFLEAYIAAALVYWALCIAVERGSWLLEKRFKRH